GTGGTTGAGCCATCCTTAACGTAGGTGTCGCTTATCAGGCCGTCGTTCCATTGCCCGGTGTTGACGATTGCATGGGTCTCATAAATGGTTCCGGCCGGCGCCGTCACGCTTGATACGCCTGTGGATTCATTCACCGAAAAGTCATAATAAGGCGCGCCCCCATTCATGCTCGTGGTCCGCCCGGCCCAGTCATCAGTGCGCCTTGAGTACGTCGGAACATCGGTCAGCGCCTGAGCACTCTCGGGATAGTTGTAAGTGGTCTGCGCGGAAATTGCCGCGCCGCTTATGCTCACGGTCCCCGCTGTCGTCGTTGAGGTGGTGGAAGCCGTCATACCGCGATATTCGGTCAGTCGCCGTACCATGCCGTACGGCGAATACTCAAACTTGTAACCCACATGCGCGCCGTTTGTTTCGGAGCTGGTAGGCAGATAGATGTATTCAAGCGTGTGCACAGAACTCGGGCTGCTCACATTGATGCTTGAATCGAACAACCCCGAACCGAGCGTTACGTCCGTATAGTAAAATCGTATTGTTTGAAGGTCAGAGGTTCCCAGTCCGGGCCGGGTGATCGTTACCAGATCGCCGTTACTGGCATAGTAGAAGTTAATGTAACGACCGACGGTGTCGGTAATGGTTGAAATTTTTGGACCGACGCTGTTGACGTAGCTGATCAGAATGTAGTTACCGTTGCGATCGATGATTTGCGTCGGGTAGAGGCGATAGCCACCGCCGCCCGCTCCGTAGTAGGCAATCGTCCCGTTTGGGTAATACAAGACGCCCCAACTTCCGGCGCCGTAATAGTGGATGAAACTGCCGTCAGTGGTGTGATAGTTGTAAGCGCTGGTGTACGTGAGGGCGCGCCGTGTGCCGTCCATGTCGGTCAGCGTGAAGCCATAACTGCCCTGATCTTCAATCTGGCCAAGAGTCATCCGCCAGCCGGTGGCGGGCCAGCTGGAATCGACGTCATAGGTCATCCAGGTACCGAAACCATCACTTGATTTGTTCCAGACATTGCTGTTGTAGACAATCGAAAGCGAGACATCTAAGCCGCGTCCAGGCAGACCAATCACCGGAAGCCCAAACGAGAAGTTCTTGTTCCCGCTTTCTACGGAGTCCAGTGTGGAACCGGGAGTGGTAGCGCCCGCGCGCTGTCTTCCTGGTGGCGATCCAATTGCGTTCGCTGGTTGATAGAGGGAACTTGTCTCATTGTCAGGAAGAGGATCGTCGTTTGGATCCCGCATCGGCACCGGAGAAATTGCGGTAGTGACAACAAGAGCGTGGTTGCGCTTGGCTTGCGCGGCGACATTCTCTCGATTCGCTTTCTGCTTATCCGCCGCGCGCCCACGATTACTGCGAATCGTGTCTTGTTTTTTCTTTCCGCCAAACCGCTCTCCGTTGGCAGCATTATTCACCGTTACGCGGACCGATGCCGTTAGGGAACCAGCCTTCGCAGTGACAACAGCTGTGCCTGGTTTACCGGCCAGCGCTTGGCCATTTTTCTTCACGAAGACGATTTGTTTGTCACTCGATTCCCACTCCGCGAACAGACCATGAATGGCATTGCCAGAGCTATCACGTGGTACCGCCGTGAACGCGAGCGGCTGACGTGATTGCACTCGGACGGGGCCCTGCGGGTTGATCTCCAGCCGCGACACACGCCCTTGCTTCGCGGCCCTCGATTCGGACGGAGGCGGCTTCACGCCGCGTGACAGTGGATCTTGTGAGCGGTCCTTCGACTCAAGCCATGCTTTGACGGTTTGCCATGCTTTGGAGTCGGATGTCGCCGCTACCTGCAACGCGAGCGATTTGGCGAACGCCGGTGGTGTGACGATCGCTGCGACTAAGGTACAAGCAAGCAGTGCATTCAAATAGCGGGAAAATCGTCGCGAAGAAGAACGATGAGCGCAGTGCATCGTAGGACACTCCTTTTTGTGAAGGCCGGCCCCTGGCAGGACCGGAGGTCATCGGTTTATGACGCCGGCCGCGTTGAGGTTCTAAAACCCGGGTAAGTGAATTGGCAATTCAGACGGGGGAGACAACACTGCCCGTGCGCACCGACGAATGGAAAAAAGACGCCCGAAGCATCTCGGGAAATGATGAATGCAACGCCTTATACTACCTTTCCGAAATCTTGACAACAGTTTTTTTTAAAAACGCCAGCCCAAGAAAAAGTGGTCGCCATGAGAGGAATCGCGACCACCGGTTCCAGGCCACGATTGTCAGCTTTTTACTGCGCCTTTAGCCGGCGGAGCGAAGGCCAATTCGACAAGCGATGCGGGTATGTTTACACGATCGTCGGCGTTATGTTCGGCGCGGGATTCGGAGCGCTGGGCGGTTTATTGTGGGGTTCTGCTAAACAGAAGCAGGTGCTGATCTACGAAGCGCCGTAAGTGGTAAGTGATTAGCTTGGATCGTTTAGAGGCGGGCTACTGGCCGCCGTTTCGCGAGCCGACGGAAATTACCTCGGGCAACGATACGACTTCTCCCCTCTCCGCTCGCGGAGAGGGCAGGGGGAGAGGTGGGCGCCGAGTTAACCCCGCCCCAACCCCTCCCCGCGAGCGCGGAGGGGAAAGCGACAAAGAAAAAAGGCCAGGCAGCGAGTGCTGCCTGGCCTTCTTTGATTCGATCAAGAGAGCAAGCGGGACGCTTGCGCTCCAATCCGATTCTAGAGCATGTCTGCTCGCGCATGTTTCGCGCGCGCCGCTCCGATCGCGGTCTTAACTTTCTTCTCTTCTTCAGGTGGCGGTAGCACTGCTTTCATGCCGAGCGATTTGATCCAAAGCTCGCGTGCCCAGCCCTTCGTGTGATAGAGGTGCTCGTCTTCTTCCTCTTCAACTTCTTCAACTGCCGCCTTCAAGACTTTAGCGACGTCGGCCTTGGCCTTCTTGGCCGCTTCGCCCATCAGTTCCCAGTTCTGATGATCTTTGGTTTCGGCCATCACCACGCATTCGGTCGCTACTAGTTCGGCTGCTTCGGGCTTGTCATTTGCCAGCGCCATTTTCATCGCCGCTACCAATGACTCGCCGTGGTGGCGCACAACCTGGCGACCTGGTGTTTCGGTCTCAGGATCGAGTCCTAACTCGGTGATCACGTTCTGCATTACTTGCACATGATTTTGTGTCTGTTCGAGGTACTTTTCCCACTCTTCTTTCAAATCCTCGTTTTGCACACATTCCAGCGCGGTGGTGTAAACCTGCACGCCGCCAAGTTCAGTCTCTAATGCCTGATATAAAAGCTCATTCAATTGCTGCTCGTTCATTTCTTCCTCCGGTTATTTGATCAAGATTCTGTGAAGGTAGCTGCAAATCCAAGGCCGCTTGGGAATCTGTCACAACCGTGTGCGGGGCTCGGGATTATGCTGCCGTGGAAACGAAACGAGCCTAAGCAAAAGAGCTCAGTGGTTGAGAATTAAACAAGCATGGGAGCATCAACGTACCAGACGCGTACAGACTGCCGGGCCCGACGCCATCAAAGTTTTCACCGCACGACCGACGGCACCGGCGTTTGGTGCGCGCGTCAATCCTGATTACAATCGCGTCGAAAATTCCGCTAATTATTATTGGCTGATTGGAGTCCGTCATGATGCTGAAACGTGCGTCAACTTTCGTCGTCGCTGCTCTGCTGATTCTGCTGGCTGCCTTCCCGGCAGTTGCGCAGGCCGACCTGACAAAGGAACAGCGCGAACTCGCCGACTACATCAAAGATCACTACACCAAGCGTGAGGTCTACATTCCGATGCGCGACGGTGTGAAGCTCTTTGCGGTTATCTACGAGCCGAAAGACAGGGACAAGAAGTATCCGATCATGTTCGACCGCACGCCTTATAGCGTCGCGCCGTACGGACCGAAAGAGTTCAAGACCTTGCTTGGACCAGGCGAGTTGTTCGCGCGCGAAGGCTACATCTTTGTTTACCAGGACGTGCGCGGCCGGTACATGAGTGAAGGCGATTATGAAGATGTGCGGCCTTACATTCACAACAAGACCGGCAACCAGTTCGATGAAACTACGGACGCCTATGACACGGTCGAGTGGCTAATCAGGAACGTGCCTAACAACAACGGACGGGTTGGCGTGTGGGGAATTTCTTATCCGGGTTTCTACACCTCGATGACGGGTATCGATGGCCACCCGGCGGTGAAAGCCATTTCGCCGCAGGCGCCGATCGGAGACTGGTTTCACGGCGACGACACCAATCACAACGGCGCGCTTTTTCTCGCGCAGAACTTCGGCTTCTTTGCGTACATGGGCCAGGTGCGCCCGTCGCCCACGGGCTCGAACGATTACGTAAAGCCGTATCCGTGGGGCACGCAGGACGGCTACAAGTTTTTCCTCGAAATGGGTGGGCTTGGTAAATCCGGTGATCTGTTTTGGCAGAAACTGGGTTTTCGCTCGAAGTTGTGGGATCAGTTGCTCTTGCATCCCAACTACGATCAGTTTTGGAAAGAGCGAAACATCCTGCCGAATCTTAAGAACATTCGCGCCGCTGTGATGACCGTCGGCGGTTGGTACGACAACGAAGATCTTTACGGCGCGCTGGAAACCTATCGTCACATCGAAAAACAGAACCCCGGAATCTACAACGTGCTGGTGATGGGGCCGTGGTTTCATGGCGGCTGGTCCAGGTCGGATGGCGATTGGCTGGGCACTGCGTACTTCGGAGGCAAAACCGGCGTGCACTATCGCGCCACCTACGAGCTGCCTTTCTTCAATTACTTTTTGAAAGACAAGGGAAGCATCGCGCAGATCAAAGAAGTCAACGGCTTTGACACGGGCTCGTACGACTGGCGGGAGTTTGGTGATTGGTCACCGACGAGCTCGACCGACACGCCCATTTACCTGCTCGATAACGGCCAGTTGAAGTTTGGTGACGGCGTGGCCGGCAAACGGCCGCCCGATGGTGCAAAGGTGCACGATGAATACGTCAGCGATCCGTGGAATCCGGTGCCGTACACACAGAAGATCACCCGCAATTACCCGGCAGACTTCATGACGGAAGACCAGCGGTTCGCGGCTATGCGGCCCGATGTGCTCGTTTATCAAACTGAGCCTTTGAAAGAAGACATCACTGTCGCCGGCAACATTAAGCCCGAAATCTTCATTTCATCCAGCGGTACCGATTCGGATTTGGTGGTAAAGCTGATTGACGTTTTTCCTGACGACTACGAATACCCTGAGACCGGCAAGAAGTTATCCAATGGCGACCCGGAAAGGATCAAACCGCCTGACAATTCCGCGTGGTCGGTCTTCAGACCCGGCGGCTATCAAATGCTTTTGCGGGGTGAGCCCATGCCCGCGCGCTTTCGCGACAGCTTCGAGACGCCGTCGCCGCTCATCGCGAACCGGCCCACGAAAATTTCGTACGTGATGCCGGGGGTCGTGCATACGTTCAAGAAGGGCCACCGCATCATGGTGCAGATCCAGAGCACCTGGTTTCCGCTCGTCGCGCGCAATCCGCAGAAGTTCATGCCGAATTATAAGCTCGGCACGGACGCAGATTTTCAGAAAGCGACACAGCGTGTCTATCACTCAGTTCAATATCCATCACGAGTTTTGTTACCGGTGATGAAGAGATAGTCGTGATAAAATCTCAGCGATGACCAGAAGAGTTGTTTTGTATCCTGGCGAAGACGGTTACGTCGTGGCGGAGGTGCCGAGCCTTCCCGGTTGTGCAAGCCCAGGGAAAACGCGGGAGGAGGCTTTGGCAAATGTTCGCGAAGCAATCTCACTGCATGAAGATGTTCTGCTCCAGCTTCGCTTTAGTAGCAGTGGACAACTCAATGAGCCGCGGAGCGGCGGCAGAATTTAGCCCCGGGTGAGCGAGCGAAGCGAGCGTAACCCGGGGATCAAGTCCCCACCTGATCCAAAGCCCGCTTTAGCGGGCGACAGCGCCAAACTCCCGTCTAATCAGTCGGAGAAGCCCCGAGCAGTCGCTCTCATCGGCTTCTGTACCGACGAAAATTCTTCTTTCTTGCACGGCGCTGCCAAAGGTCCTCCGCTAATTCGACGCGAGCTCTTTTCCGCCGCGCGAAACCTTTGGACCGAAGGTGGAATCGATCTGGGCAGGGAAGGAATCCTAGACGACGCCGGCGATATCTCTTCTGCTTCTCCGAGTCAGATCGAGGATGCAGTTAGCTCGCTGATGGCCCAGGGCCGGCGTCCATTGGCATTGGGTGGCGATCACTCGATCACTTTCCCGATTGTCAGGGCCATTGCGCGGGAATATTCATCGCTTAGCATCCTGCATTTCGACGCGCATCCCGATCTCTATCACGATTTCCGCGGCAATCCTTTCTCGCATGCCAGCCCGTTCGCCCGCATCATGGAAGCGAAACTCGCACAGCGGCTGGTGCAGGTCGGGATTCGGACAATGAACGCCCATCAACGGGAGCAGGCTGAAAGGTTCGGCGTTGAAGTGATCGAGATGAAGAATATAGAGGAGGGATTAGCGCTGATGTTCGATACTCCGGTGTACGTTTCGGTCGATATCGACGCGCTTGATCCCGCTTTCGCGCCGGGCGTGGTTCATCGCGAACCAGGCGGCCTGT
The sequence above is drawn from the Pyrinomonadaceae bacterium genome and encodes:
- a CDS encoding CocE/NonD family hydrolase, coding for MMLKRASTFVVAALLILLAAFPAVAQADLTKEQRELADYIKDHYTKREVYIPMRDGVKLFAVIYEPKDRDKKYPIMFDRTPYSVAPYGPKEFKTLLGPGELFAREGYIFVYQDVRGRYMSEGDYEDVRPYIHNKTGNQFDETTDAYDTVEWLIRNVPNNNGRVGVWGISYPGFYTSMTGIDGHPAVKAISPQAPIGDWFHGDDTNHNGALFLAQNFGFFAYMGQVRPSPTGSNDYVKPYPWGTQDGYKFFLEMGGLGKSGDLFWQKLGFRSKLWDQLLLHPNYDQFWKERNILPNLKNIRAAVMTVGGWYDNEDLYGALETYRHIEKQNPGIYNVLVMGPWFHGGWSRSDGDWLGTAYFGGKTGVHYRATYELPFFNYFLKDKGSIAQIKEVNGFDTGSYDWREFGDWSPTSSTDTPIYLLDNGQLKFGDGVAGKRPPDGAKVHDEYVSDPWNPVPYTQKITRNYPADFMTEDQRFAAMRPDVLVYQTEPLKEDITVAGNIKPEIFISSSGTDSDLVVKLIDVFPDDYEYPETGKKLSNGDPERIKPPDNSAWSVFRPGGYQMLLRGEPMPARFRDSFETPSPLIANRPTKISYVMPGVVHTFKKGHRIMVQIQSTWFPLVARNPQKFMPNYKLGTDADFQKATQRVYHSVQYPSRVLLPVMKR
- the speB gene encoding agmatinase → MSERSERNPGIKSPPDPKPALAGDSAKLPSNQSEKPRAVALIGFCTDENSSFLHGAAKGPPLIRRELFSAARNLWTEGGIDLGREGILDDAGDISSASPSQIEDAVSSLMAQGRRPLALGGDHSITFPIVRAIAREYSSLSILHFDAHPDLYHDFRGNPFSHASPFARIMEAKLAQRLVQVGIRTMNAHQREQAERFGVEVIEMKNIEEGLALMFDTPVYVSVDIDALDPAFAPGVVHREPGGLSTRQLIEIIQSINAPVIGADIVEFNPELDPTGMTAVVCAKILKELAGKMLTLEPVPGS
- a CDS encoding ferritin-like domain-containing protein, whose translation is MNEQQLNELLYQALETELGGVQVYTTALECVQNEDLKEEWEKYLEQTQNHVQVMQNVITELGLDPETETPGRQVVRHHGESLVAAMKMALANDKPEAAELVATECVVMAETKDHQNWELMGEAAKKAKADVAKVLKAAVEEVEEEEDEHLYHTKGWARELWIKSLGMKAVLPPPEEEKKVKTAIGAARAKHARADML